The Sciurus carolinensis chromosome 5, mSciCar1.2, whole genome shotgun sequence genome segment GACTGGCGCTcccttttctccccctccctcctcccgcaAGCCTCGGGGTTCCTTAGCTGGTCGAGGCCGAGTCAGTGTCAGTCAGGGAGGCAGACTGCTCAGCACTGGGTGCGGACGCTCCATTGCAGTCTTGCCCAGGGGCCGGTGCTTGCGCTCGCGCCGCCGGGTGGGAAGAATGAAGCCGCAGCTAAAGCAGTCACCCTATGATTGGCTGTGGCGCTTGTGAACCCGAAGTAAAGATGGCGGGCGGGCAGGCAGTCGCCGCACTGCCCACTTGGAAGATGGCGGCGCGCCGCAGCCTCAGCGCCCGCGGCCGGGGGGTCCTGCAGGCGGCGGCGGGCCGGCTGTTGTCGTTGCTACTGCTGAGCTGCTGCTGCGGCGCGGGCGGCTGCGCAGCGGCCGGCGAGAACGAGGAGACTGTGATCATCGGGCTGCGGCTGGAGGACACGAACGACGTGTCGTTCATGGAAGGGGGGGCGCTGCGGGTGAGCGAGCGGACCCGGGTCAAGCTGCGGGTGTACGGGCAGAACATCAACAACGAGACCTGGTCCCGCATCGCCTTCACCGAGCACGAGCGGCGCCGCCACAGCCCCGGCGAGCGCGGGCTGGGGGGCCCCGTGCCGCCAGAGCCGGACAGCGGCCCCCAGCGCTGCGGCATCCGCACCTCAGACATCATCATCTTGCCCCACATCATTCTCAACCGCCGTACATCGGGCATCATCGAGATCGAGATCAAACCGCTGCGCAAGATGGAGAAGAGCAAGTCCTATTACCTGTGCACATCGCTTTCCACGCCAGCCCTGGGCGCCGGCGGCCCGGGGTCCGCGGGTGGCACCGTCGGGGGCAAGGGTGGCGCAGGGGTTGCTGGGCTCCCCCCACCTCCGTGGGCCGAGACCACCTGGATTTACCACGACGGCGAGGACACCAAGATGATCGTGGGCGAGGAGAAGAAGTTCCTGCTGCCCTTCTGGCTGCAGGTGATCTTCATTTCGCTGCTGCTGTGCCTGTCCGGCATGTTCAGCGGCCTCAACCTGGGTCTCATGGCCCTGGACCCGATGGAGCTGCGCATCGTGCAGAACTGCGGCACGGAGAAGGAGAAGAATTACGCCAAACGCATCGAGCCTGTGCGCAGGCAGGGCAACTACCTGCTGTGCTCGCTGCTGCTGGGCAACGTGCTGGTCAACACCACGCTCACCATCCTACTCGACGACATCGCCGGCTCAGGCCTCGTGGCGGTGGTGGTCTCCACCATCGGCATCGTCATCTTCGGGGAGATCGTGCCCCAGGCCATCTGCTCCCGGCATGGCCTGGCAGTAGGCGCCAACACCATCTTCCTCACCAAGTTTTTCATGATGATGACCTTTCCCGCTTCTTACCCGGTTAGCAAACTGCTGGACTGCGTCCTGGGTCAGGAGATAGGTACCGTCTATAACCGGGAAAAATTGCTGGAGATGCTCCGGGTTACTGACCCCTACAACGACCTCGTCAAGGAGGAGCTGAACATTATCCAAGGAGCGCTGGAGCTCCGCACCAAGACAGTAGAGGACGTGATGACTCCCCTTCGGGACTGCTTCATGATCACCGGAGAGGCCATCCTGGACTTCAACACCATGTCGGAAATCATGGAGAGCGGCTACACTCGAATTCCTGTATTTGAGGGAGAGCGCTCCAATATCGTGGACCTGCTCTTTGTCAAAGATTTGGCCTTCGTGGATCCAGATGACTGTACTCCATTGAAAACCATCACCAAATTTTATAACCACCCCTTGCACTTTGTTTTCAATGACACCAAGTTGGACGCTATGCTGGAAGAATTTAAGAAAGGTGGGAAATTTTGGTATCTTTCATTggcttgctctttctctctccatcctcctccCTACTTCAGTCCTCTAGCCTCAGACCAACCCCCCAAGGCGAGTTGACCGGAATTTCTCCTGCTGTCTCCTAATTGCAAAGTTGAAAGGGTGGCGTGGATTTGGGGACGGATTGAACTAGTAAGCGCTTGTAGGTTCTTTAAAAAGCACAAGACTTACTTTTTCCCCTTTATCAAAACGTAGGTTTCTAATTTCTGATACCCCCTCTCCCACCGTCCCCCTTGCtctcccaccccccccaccccagcctctggtCTTGAAGGGGATGC includes the following:
- the Cnnm2 gene encoding metal transporter CNNM2 isoform X3; this translates as MIGCGACEPEVKMAGGQAVAALPTWKMAARRSLSARGRGVLQAAAGRLLSLLLLSCCCGAGGCAAAGENEETVIIGLRLEDTNDVSFMEGGALRVSERTRVKLRVYGQNINNETWSRIAFTEHERRRHSPGERGLGGPVPPEPDSGPQRCGIRTSDIIILPHIILNRRTSGIIEIEIKPLRKMEKSKSYYLCTSLSTPALGAGGPGSAGGTVGGKGGAGVAGLPPPPWAETTWIYHDGEDTKMIVGEEKKFLLPFWLQVIFISLLLCLSGMFSGLNLGLMALDPMELRIVQNCGTEKEKNYAKRIEPVRRQGNYLLCSLLLGNVLVNTTLTILLDDIAGSGLVAVVVSTIGIVIFGEIVPQAICSRHGLAVGANTIFLTKFFMMMTFPASYPVSKLLDCVLGQEIGTVYNREKLLEMLRVTDPYNDLVKEELNIIQGALELRTKTVEDVMTPLRDCFMITGEAILDFNTMSEIMESGYTRIPVFEGERSNIVDLLFVKDLAFVDPDDCTPLKTITKFYNHPLHFVFNDTKLDAMLEEFKKGKSHLAIVQRVNNEGEGDPFYEVLGIVTLEDVIEEIIKSEILDETDLYTDNRTKKKVAHRERKQDFSAFKQTDSEMKVKISPQLLLAMHRFLATVSA
- the Cnnm2 gene encoding metal transporter CNNM2 isoform X1; its protein translation is MIGCGACEPEVKMAGGQAVAALPTWKMAARRSLSARGRGVLQAAAGRLLSLLLLSCCCGAGGCAAAGENEETVIIGLRLEDTNDVSFMEGGALRVSERTRVKLRVYGQNINNETWSRIAFTEHERRRHSPGERGLGGPVPPEPDSGPQRCGIRTSDIIILPHIILNRRTSGIIEIEIKPLRKMEKSKSYYLCTSLSTPALGAGGPGSAGGTVGGKGGAGVAGLPPPPWAETTWIYHDGEDTKMIVGEEKKFLLPFWLQVIFISLLLCLSGMFSGLNLGLMALDPMELRIVQNCGTEKEKNYAKRIEPVRRQGNYLLCSLLLGNVLVNTTLTILLDDIAGSGLVAVVVSTIGIVIFGEIVPQAICSRHGLAVGANTIFLTKFFMMMTFPASYPVSKLLDCVLGQEIGTVYNREKLLEMLRVTDPYNDLVKEELNIIQGALELRTKTVEDVMTPLRDCFMITGEAILDFNTMSEIMESGYTRIPVFEGERSNIVDLLFVKDLAFVDPDDCTPLKTITKFYNHPLHFVFNDTKLDAMLEEFKKGKSHLAIVQRVNNEGEGDPFYEVLGIVTLEDVIEEIIKSEILDETDLYTDNRTKKKVAHRERKQDFSAFKQTDSEMKVKISPQLLLAMHRFLATEVEAFSPSQMSEKILLRLLKHPNVIQELKYDEKNKKAPEYYLYQRNKPVDYFVLILQGKVEVEAGKEGMKFEASAFSYYGVMALTASPVPLSLSRTFVVSRTELLAAGSPGENKSPPRPCGLNHSDSLSRSDRIDAVTPTLGSSNNQLNSSFLQVYIPDYSVRALSDLQFVKISRQQYQNALMASRMDKTPQSSDSENTKIELTLTELHDGLPDETANLLNEQNCVTHSKANHSLHNEGAI
- the Cnnm2 gene encoding metal transporter CNNM2 isoform X2, which produces MIGCGACEPEVKMAGGQAVAALPTWKMAARRSLSARGRGVLQAAAGRLLSLLLLSCCCGAGGCAAAGENEETVIIGLRLEDTNDVSFMEGGALRVSERTRVKLRVYGQNINNETWSRIAFTEHERRRHSPGERGLGGPVPPEPDSGPQRCGIRTSDIIILPHIILNRRTSGIIEIEIKPLRKMEKSKSYYLCTSLSTPALGAGGPGSAGGTVGGKGGAGVAGLPPPPWAETTWIYHDGEDTKMIVGEEKKFLLPFWLQVIFISLLLCLSGMFSGLNLGLMALDPMELRIVQNCGTEKEKNYAKRIEPVRRQGNYLLCSLLLGNVLVNTTLTILLDDIAGSGLVAVVVSTIGIVIFGEIVPQAICSRHGLAVGANTIFLTKFFMMMTFPASYPVSKLLDCVLGQEIGTVYNREKLLEMLRVTDPYNDLVKEELNIIQGALELRTKTVEDVMTPLRDCFMITGEAILDFNTMSEIMESGYTRIPVFEGERSNIVDLLFVKDLAFVDPDDCTPLKTITKFYNHPLHFVFNDTKLDAMLEEFKKGKSHLAIVQRVNNEGEGDPFYEVLGIVTLEDVIEEIIKSEILDETDLYTDNRTKKKVAHRERKQDFSAFKQTDSEMKVKISPQLLLAMHRFLATEVEAFSPSQMSEKILLRLLKHPNVIQELKYDEKNKKAPEYYLYQRNKPVDYFVLILQGKVEVEAGKEGMKFEASAFSYYGVMALTASPGENKSPPRPCGLNHSDSLSRSDRIDAVTPTLGSSNNQLNSSFLQVYIPDYSVRALSDLQFVKISRQQYQNALMASRMDKTPQSSDSENTKIELTLTELHDGLPDETANLLNEQNCVTHSKANHSLHNEGAI